In Micromonospora inyonensis, the genomic window GGATCGGACGGCACGGTCAGCGGCACCTTCGCCAGCGCCGCCGATGCGCTGGCCGAAGTGGCGGCGATGGGGTTCGACGTCGTCTACCTCGCGCCGATCCATCCGATCGGCCGGACCAACCGGAAGGGACGCGACAACGCGCCGGTGGCCGCCCCTGGTGATCCCGGCAGTCCATGGGCGATCGGCTCCGCGGAGGGCGGCCATCTCGCAACCCATCCCGACCTGGGTTCCCTGGCCGACTTCGCCGCCTTCGTCGACCGGGCGGGCTCGCTCGGCCTGCGGGTGGCCTTGGACTTCGCCCTCAACTGCTCGCCCGACCATCCCTGGGTCCGCGAGCGGCCCCACTGGTTCCACCAACGGCCGGACGGCTCCCTGCGCTGCGCGGAAAGCGACAGCGGCCTCTACCGGGACATCGTCACCCTTGATGTGACCGGCCCGGCCAGTGAGGAGATCAAGGCAGAAACGGTCAGGATCCTGAATCACTGGATCGGCCTCGGAGCGGCGGCATTCCGGGTGGACATGCCGCACGGTAAGCCACTGCGATTCTGGCAGGACGTCATGGACAAGGTGCGACACGAGCATCCAGCGGTCGTGTTCCTGGCTGAGGCGCTCACTCGCCCGACCGTGCAGGACTGGCTGTCGAAGATCGGGTTCAGCCAGAGTTACACCTACTTCACGTGGCGCACGGACAAGGCGGAGCTCGAGGAGTTTCTGGCCGGGCTGGACGGCGAACGCTCGGCCTTCTTCCGGCCGAACCTCATTGTGAACACCCCTGATTATCTGATGCCCTACCTACGAGACGGCGGCGAGCCCGCGTTCCGGGTGCGGGCGGTGATCGCCAGCATGGCATCACCGAACTGGGGAATGTCCGCGGGGTTCGAGTTCGCCGAGCGCCGAGCACGGGGCCCGCGCCAGGATCGGTACGCCGACTCCGAGAAGTACCAGTACCGGCCCCGCAACCGCCGGACGGCGCCGCTCTCACCACTGCTGACCCGACTCAACGCCATACGCCACGCACACAGCGCACTCGGTCCGCGTGGCCAGCTGCGGCTGCAACGGGCGGACAACGATCAAATCCTTGTCTTCTCCCGGCAGTTCGAGGCGGACATCGTGCTGGTCGTGGTCAACCTTGATCCGGCCAACGCACAACGGGCCACGGTGACCCTCGACCTCGCCGAGCTGGGCCTTGGCGACGGCACACGCCTGCGGGCGCACGACGAACTCACTGGTGAGACGTACGACTGGAGCGGGCGTCAGACTGTGCACCTCGATCCGGCCGTCCGTCCCGCACACGTGCTCACCCTGTACGAGCAGCCGTGACGGCCGCTGCGGGCCAGGCCGCTGATGCGGAGCAGACAGCCGGCCAGCGCCGCCGCTCCCTGGCGTTCGGCCGAGCGTTCTGGGTGTTCTGGACCGGCGCTTTTCTGTCCAACGTGGGTAGTTGGGCGGAGTCGACGGTGACGCCGGCGGTCGTGGTGACGGTCAGCCAGAGCGCCGCCTGGACAACGGCCCTGATCGCCGTGCCCACAATGCTGTCGCTGGTGAGCGCTCCGATCGGGGGGCGACTGGTGGACCGGCACGGCGCCGTGGGGCTGCTCTTCGGTTCGCTCACGGTACTCGCGGTGCTGGGAGCGGCGCGAG contains:
- a CDS encoding maltotransferase domain-containing protein codes for the protein MVIAAVSPCVDDGRWNAKALLHSPVDVQATIFADQESTAISAAVHVVAPSGRQLLRPMHPVGAGMDRWHAAFEPDELGPWSFRIEAWIDPLATCRRSLLGKQAAGGDPTTELDWLAEVVREGRAGLPTDQLTDLLERVNRATSRGERGETALLLCDALEPAAQSLRGADVLSRSHPLLVEAPLAGHGAWYTMFPRSEGSDGTVSGTFASAADALAEVAAMGFDVVYLAPIHPIGRTNRKGRDNAPVAAPGDPGSPWAIGSAEGGHLATHPDLGSLADFAAFVDRAGSLGLRVALDFALNCSPDHPWVRERPHWFHQRPDGSLRCAESDSGLYRDIVTLDVTGPASEEIKAETVRILNHWIGLGAAAFRVDMPHGKPLRFWQDVMDKVRHEHPAVVFLAEALTRPTVQDWLSKIGFSQSYTYFTWRTDKAELEEFLAGLDGERSAFFRPNLIVNTPDYLMPYLRDGGEPAFRVRAVIASMASPNWGMSAGFEFAERRARGPRQDRYADSEKYQYRPRNRRTAPLSPLLTRLNAIRHAHSALGPRGQLRLQRADNDQILVFSRQFEADIVLVVVNLDPANAQRATVTLDLAELGLGDGTRLRAHDELTGETYDWSGRQTVHLDPAVRPAHVLTLYEQP